A window from Chlamydia gallinacea 08-1274/3 encodes these proteins:
- a CDS encoding anion permease, whose amino-acid sequence MNKHKRFLSLLFLTLVLLGIWFCPHPGTINSNAWHLFAVFTTTILGIILQPVPMGAIVIIGISTLLLTQTLTLEQGLSGFHDPIAWLVFLSFSIAKGIIKTGLGERVAYFFVSVLGKNPLGLSYGLVITDCLLAPAIPSVTARSGGILYPVVMALSESFGSTAEKGTESLIGSFLIKVAYQSSVITSAMFLTAMAGNPLIASLASHIHVTLTWSIWAKAAILPGLLSLIFMPIILYRLYPPTISSCEEAIRTAKLRLKEMGPLKQSEKIILMIFSLLVILWTFGDFLRISATTAALIGLSLLILTNILDWQKDVIANTTAWETFIWFGALIMMASLLNKLGFIPLIGTSAATAVAGLSWKMGFPILFLIYFYSHYLFASNTAHIGAMYPVFLAVAISLGTNPIFAVLSLAFSSNLFGGLTHYGSGPAPLYFGSKLVTIKEWWKSGFILSVFNIITWIGLGSLWWKLIGLI is encoded by the coding sequence GTGAACAAACATAAACGTTTTCTATCTCTTTTATTCCTCACTTTAGTCCTTTTAGGCATATGGTTTTGCCCTCATCCGGGAACCATTAACTCCAATGCCTGGCATCTCTTCGCCGTATTTACAACAACCATTCTTGGCATTATCTTACAGCCTGTTCCTATGGGGGCAATTGTCATTATTGGCATTTCTACGCTCCTTCTAACACAAACACTCACACTAGAACAGGGATTATCGGGATTTCATGATCCTATAGCCTGGCTCGTTTTCCTTTCCTTTTCCATAGCCAAAGGAATCATCAAAACAGGATTAGGAGAACGCGTTGCTTATTTCTTCGTCAGCGTATTGGGAAAAAATCCTTTAGGGCTTAGTTATGGCTTAGTCATCACGGACTGTTTATTAGCTCCTGCGATTCCTAGTGTCACAGCACGTTCTGGAGGGATTCTGTACCCCGTGGTTATGGCACTATCTGAATCTTTCGGAAGCACAGCAGAAAAAGGTACAGAAAGCCTCATTGGATCCTTTCTCATTAAAGTAGCCTACCAAAGTTCCGTGATTACGAGTGCTATGTTTCTTACTGCTATGGCAGGGAATCCTCTAATTGCTTCCCTTGCTAGCCATATTCATGTGACTCTCACATGGTCGATATGGGCAAAAGCAGCTATTCTTCCAGGATTACTCAGCCTTATCTTTATGCCTATTATTTTATACAGGCTCTATCCCCCAACAATTAGTTCTTGTGAGGAAGCCATTCGTACGGCAAAACTACGTTTAAAAGAAATGGGTCCCCTAAAACAAAGTGAAAAAATCATTCTTATGATTTTTAGCCTACTTGTCATTCTATGGACCTTTGGGGATTTTTTAAGAATATCGGCAACAACAGCAGCTCTTATTGGACTATCCTTACTCATTCTTACCAATATCTTAGATTGGCAGAAAGATGTTATTGCGAATACAACTGCCTGGGAAACGTTTATCTGGTTCGGAGCACTCATTATGATGGCTTCACTACTCAATAAGCTAGGATTTATCCCCCTCATTGGAACGTCTGCCGCAACTGCTGTAGCAGGATTATCTTGGAAAATGGGTTTCCCTATTTTATTCCTGATTTATTTTTATTCCCATTACCTATTTGCCAGCAATACAGCACATATTGGCGCCATGTATCCCGTGTTTCTTGCCGTGGCAATTTCTTTAGGAACAAACCCTATTTTTGCTGTTTTATCCCTTGCCTTTTCTAGTAATTTGTTTGGAGGTCTTACTCACTATGGCTCCGGACCTGCCCCCCTTTACTTTGGTTCCAAACTTGTTACCATTAAGGAATGGTGGAAATCCGGTTTTATACTGAGCGTCTTTAACATCATCACTTGGATAGGTTTGGGTAGTTTATGGTGGAAACTCATCGGACTCATTTAA